The genomic DNA AAGTTCTGAATTATTCATATTTTTATGTAATAAATATGAATTTATTGGTCAGCAAATTAAATCATGAGAACCATGAACTATAAATGTAGGAATATTTTTTATAACATTTATTTTATTTAAAATATAATTTTCCTCAAAAAAACAATTATTTTTAAAATAATGATTTTCAATTAAAGCTATTTCAAATACTGATTTAAGATCTTTTTCATCAAATTGTCTGTCCAAAATAGTTGCGTTGATACTTTCTCATCTTGCTCATTCAATTAATGCTTTTTTTCTAATTTCTTCATCATTTGAATTAATCATTTCATAATAAGCAGAAATTACATCATTTCTTTTTTCTAGAGGCACTATATTTATATATCTTTCGAAATCAGTTGGATTAAAATAGTTAGTTCCATCTTGATATAATCAAATTAAATCTTGTTTTCTTGCTAAAAAAGTTCCTCTAAGAATTAAATTATCAACTCTTTTAGGAAAATTTATAGCATAAACTAAAGAAAG from Mycoplasmopsis maculosa includes the following:
- the pip gene encoding prolyl aminopeptidase, which produces MFKKYLYPEITPFKLGYLKTPDSENEIYYEVSGNPNGYPILYVHGGPGGGTSEVSRRYFDPEKYKIILFDQRGCGKSKPSMSLKNNTTDFLIKDIEMIREHLKIEKWSLFGGSWGTTLSLVYAINFPKRVDNLILRGTFLARKQDLIWLYQDGTNYFNPTDFERYINIVPLEKRNDVISAYYEMINSNDEEIRKKALIEWARWESINATILDRQFDEKDLKSVFEIALIENHYFKNNCFFEENYILNKINVIKNIPTFIVHGSHDLICWPINSYLLHKNMNNSELYFIENAGHSQREEFITKKLVEITDSLIK